In one Nicotiana sylvestris chromosome 8, ASM39365v2, whole genome shotgun sequence genomic region, the following are encoded:
- the LOC104219160 gene encoding uncharacterized protein isoform X1, whose protein sequence is MMHGPCGKLNPTNSCMQKKKGGCKFKYPRSFADQTSKGKNSYPIYRRRNTRLVKVKDHYFDNSWVVPYNPFLLGKFNCHINVEICSDIKAVKYIYKYICKGHDKIAFHIHDNDANVEVDEIKEYQSARWVSPPEATWHLFGFPINEMTPSVYHLQLHLEGQQFVSFKSASSINSIMNNPMIRKTMLTEFFAMNKTNKDAIKLNLLYKEFPQYFVWSVQYKMWTRRTKGNVIGRVVTCHPTEGERYYLRLLLMNIRGAKSYEDLLTVNEVRCDTFRESAQKRGLLHCDNNLAECMLEAESYQMPCSLRRLFATLLVYCDPANPRELWVKFENSMSEDFKVLPDIGTKSVRYKVLDCLNDILHSMGHNINEYKLIAENFKASKAAKEGREIFFERNILVTEEELLLRQKLNREQQVAYNVIIDRISSNRPGAFFVDGPGGTVLRTCSDVAHFHES, encoded by the exons ATGATGCATGGACCTTGTGGTAAATTAAATCCTACAAATTCATGTATGCAAAAGAAAAAAGGTGGTTGCAAATTCAAATATCCAAGAAGCTTTGCTGATCAAACATCAAAAGGGAAAAATTCTTACCCAATTTATAGAAGACGGAATACAAGACTTGTGAAAGTCAAAGATCACTATTTCGATAACTCATGGGTTGTCCCTTATAATCCATTCTTACTTGGAAAATTCAATTGCCACATAAATGTTGAAATTTGTTCAGATATTAAAGCTGTTAAATATATTTATAAATACATCTGTAAAGGACATGATAAAATCGCATTTCACATACATGACAATGACGCAAATGTTGAAGTAGATGAAATAAAAGAATATCAGTCAGCTCGATGGGTATCACCACctgaggctacatggcatttatttggttttcctattaaTGAAATGACACCATCTGTTTATCATCTTCAGTTACATCTTGAAGGACAACAATTTGTTTCTTTTAAGAGTGCATCGAGTATAAACTCAATTATGAATAATCCTATGATTAGAAAAACAATGTTAACAGAATTTTTCGCtatgaacaaaacaaataaagatgCAATAAAGCTCAATCTACTGTATAAAGAATTTCCACAATATTTTGTATGGTCAGTACAATATAAAATGTGGACCCGTCGAACAAAGGGTAATGTCATTGGACGTGTTGTAACATGTCATCCAACAGAAGGTGAAAGATATTATCTGAGATTATTATTAATGAATATAAGAGGAGCAAAATCATATGAAGACCTACTAACTGTAAATGAAGTACGTTGCGATACATTCAGAGAATCAGCTCAAAAAAGAGGACTACTTCATTGTGACAATAACTTAGCTGAATGTATGCTAGAAGCTGAGAGTTATCAAATGCCATGTAGCTTGAGACGTTTGTTTGCTACATTGTTGGTATATTGTGATCCTGCTAATCCAAGAGAATTATGGGTGAAATTCGAGAACTCTATGTCTGAAGACTTCAAAGTTTTACCAGATATCGGAACAAAAAGTGTTCGATATAAAGTTTTAGATTGTCTCAATGACATCTTACATTCGATGGGACATAACATTAATGAGTATAAACTTATCGCTGAAAATTTCAAGGCTTCAAAGGCTGCCAAAGAAGGAAGAGAAATATTTTTCGAAAGAAACATACTCGTTACTGAAGAAGAGCTATTACTGCGACAAAAGTTGAACCGTGAACAACAGGTGGCGTACAATGTGATTATAGACAGAATATCTTCGAACAGACCGGGAGCTTTTTTTGTTGACGGTCCTGGAGGAACAG TCCTGCGCACATGTTCTGATGTTGCACATTTTCATGAATCTTGA
- the LOC104219160 gene encoding uncharacterized protein isoform X2 yields the protein MMHGPCGKLNPTNSCMQKKKGGCKFKYPRSFADQTSKGKNSYPIYRRRNTRLVKVKDHYFDNSWVVPYNPFLLGKFNCHINVEICSDIKAVKYIYKYICKGHDKIAFHIHDNDANVEVDEIKEYQSARWVSPPEATWHLFGFPINEMTPSVYHLQLHLEGQQFVSFKSASSINSIMNNPMIRKTMLTEFFAMNKTNKDAIKLNLLYKEFPQYFVWSVQYKMWTRRTKGNVIGRVVTCHPTEGERYYLRLLLMNIRGAKSYEDLLTVNEVRCDTFRESAQKRGLLHCDNNLAECMLEAESYQMPCSLRRLFATLLVYCDPANPRELWVKFENSMSEDFKVLPDIGTKSVRYKVLDCLNDILHSMGHNINEYKLIAENFKASKAAKEGREIFFERNILVTEEELLLRQKLNREQQVAYNVIIDRISSNRPGAFFVDGPGGTGKTFL from the coding sequence ATGATGCATGGACCTTGTGGTAAATTAAATCCTACAAATTCATGTATGCAAAAGAAAAAAGGTGGTTGCAAATTCAAATATCCAAGAAGCTTTGCTGATCAAACATCAAAAGGGAAAAATTCTTACCCAATTTATAGAAGACGGAATACAAGACTTGTGAAAGTCAAAGATCACTATTTCGATAACTCATGGGTTGTCCCTTATAATCCATTCTTACTTGGAAAATTCAATTGCCACATAAATGTTGAAATTTGTTCAGATATTAAAGCTGTTAAATATATTTATAAATACATCTGTAAAGGACATGATAAAATCGCATTTCACATACATGACAATGACGCAAATGTTGAAGTAGATGAAATAAAAGAATATCAGTCAGCTCGATGGGTATCACCACctgaggctacatggcatttatttggttttcctattaaTGAAATGACACCATCTGTTTATCATCTTCAGTTACATCTTGAAGGACAACAATTTGTTTCTTTTAAGAGTGCATCGAGTATAAACTCAATTATGAATAATCCTATGATTAGAAAAACAATGTTAACAGAATTTTTCGCtatgaacaaaacaaataaagatgCAATAAAGCTCAATCTACTGTATAAAGAATTTCCACAATATTTTGTATGGTCAGTACAATATAAAATGTGGACCCGTCGAACAAAGGGTAATGTCATTGGACGTGTTGTAACATGTCATCCAACAGAAGGTGAAAGATATTATCTGAGATTATTATTAATGAATATAAGAGGAGCAAAATCATATGAAGACCTACTAACTGTAAATGAAGTACGTTGCGATACATTCAGAGAATCAGCTCAAAAAAGAGGACTACTTCATTGTGACAATAACTTAGCTGAATGTATGCTAGAAGCTGAGAGTTATCAAATGCCATGTAGCTTGAGACGTTTGTTTGCTACATTGTTGGTATATTGTGATCCTGCTAATCCAAGAGAATTATGGGTGAAATTCGAGAACTCTATGTCTGAAGACTTCAAAGTTTTACCAGATATCGGAACAAAAAGTGTTCGATATAAAGTTTTAGATTGTCTCAATGACATCTTACATTCGATGGGACATAACATTAATGAGTATAAACTTATCGCTGAAAATTTCAAGGCTTCAAAGGCTGCCAAAGAAGGAAGAGAAATATTTTTCGAAAGAAACATACTCGTTACTGAAGAAGAGCTATTACTGCGACAAAAGTTGAACCGTGAACAACAGGTGGCGTACAATGTGATTATAGACAGAATATCTTCGAACAGACCGGGAGCTTTTTTTGTTGACGGTCCTGGAGGAACAGGTAAAACTTTTTTATAG